In the Silene latifolia isolate original U9 population chromosome 1, ASM4854445v1, whole genome shotgun sequence genome, GTTGGATACTAATTGCTTGTATGCGTTTGAAAGCCTTGAGCACTTTTTTTTTTCCGCAACGCAATAAAGAAGTCTAACGGTGTCTCTCGGCATCTCTATTTAATTTCAAGCTTGTCGGCCTATCGCTTTATTCTATAAAAAGGTTCTTCGATTGTACCAAAGGCTGGGCGAGCGGAATGAGGGGGAGCGACCTAGCAAGAATAGTAGCCTATCTATAGCCTGCGCTATAGACTGGAGTTCTCCGGGTTGGAGAGTTAAAAGCAGTTTTCCGAAGCAAGGGTGCCCCTTAATCTCTAGTAAAGGAGTCCCTGGAGAAGGAAAATGATCTGACATGATCTGCAATTGACCTGAACCCGTCATTGACTCGACACAACCCGAAGCCGATATGACCAACCCGCTTTGACCCGACCCATAatcgacccgagtgacccgattgTCACCTCTCGTTATTATTCTTGCTTTTTTCCCAAATCCAAAAGTATAATGGAAAGCTAGACCTCCTGATATTGGTATACTACATGGTCTAACTTTCTACATGTTGCTAGTCCTGATTTGACTGCTGTATTTACTACGGCTTGCACATAATTTTCAGCGCATCAAACCCAACCATCTTTCAATTAGGTTTGCCTATTCCTTCATGGCTCTTTAGGAATATCTAGAAAGTTGTCTATTTATTTTAATATCaagttgctgctgctgctgtgaaTTTCCAataatggttttttttttattgcctTGAATTTCTGTAGCTTGCTTTGACATTGAAGTTTCTGAATAAGCTATGCTCTTTTGCAGGCTCGGAATTTCCGCTTCAATTGTGGTCTTGTATATGTTGCAGAGCCTGGGTATGTCTTTGCCGTAAAATGTGTAGGCTTTGTGGTTGTATTAATTGTCCTCAAAGTATTGTAGCTGTGTGTTTGTCAATTTCTTAACTAGTTTGTGTTATTTGGAATTTGAACTTGTGTTTACCTATTGGACTGTTCTATGTATGCCAATTGACAATTTTGACCAAGGCCCTATATATAGATCTCTTTGAGAAATTCTTTACTCCAGCTGCTTTGATATAGTCATAGTTTGGCCTGTTCTTGAAGATCCTGAGATAATATACTAAGCCTCTATCGCTTGTAGTACCCCAGATACTTGGGACAGTTGACATTTTTCACTTTATTTTTTGTTTCATGAACCTTTTATGAATGATGATTCATGTTAGATGACCCTAACGGGACCaagctttgttgttgttgttgttgttgttgcaaaAACCGTTATGATACCATGCATAAACAGGGTTGGAATTATCTGCATAAATCTTCCCATTATCCCTCGACTTGTCTACTTTGGCCTTGTTCTACGTTCTTAAGTGTGTGGAAGCTGCTTTGAGTAGTTCTCTGCAGAAATTTCAGTTCAAATGACTTTTTTTTCTATTTCCTATGGAGCAAAAGACTCATTACTCCTTGCTTATGTGTGATAGATTAAAGCAAAATGGCCTACTAAAGCGGTTGTGCTTCTCTCTGttatgaagtagcagtccttcgATGCTGTTCTCGACGCATTTTTAATGTTGGGTCATTCAGAAACAACCTATTTGTATTATGCGTACATCCGACCTCCTTATCCCGCAATTTGCAGGAGCCATTAAGGCACTAGGGTAATGTTGTTACTTTGGCTGCGGATGATATTTTCTGGAGGTTGTTTGGCTGTTGTGTACATCTTCCATTATTGACTGTACCATTATTTGAATATGTTGGTAATTTCTCACGTATTGTCACCTTGTTGGGGCTAATGACAGGTACATGCTTGTCAGAGCCGGAGTCCCTCGTCACGCCATTATAAAAAAATTTGCTGGACAGGAGATATCATGCCTTCAGGAGCTGATTTCAGTCCTCTCCAAGCTATCTAGGGGCATCCGTGTACCATTGGAATATATAACTTATGTGGATCGGCATCGGAGAAAGGTAAATGCTTTTATGCTCTATGCTTATAATACTCACTCTTTTTCATTAGATATCCCTATTTGACTTTGTTTCCTGCTCACTAAAAATGTCAAATAAGGCTTATTTAACGAATGTAGGGAGAAAGAGTCAACTTTTGTGTTGAAGATGATTTGGATTTTCAGTCGGATGGCAGTGGTGGTTGCTCAATGACCATGCACTTCTATTGTTTACAAAAGTATCTTTGTTGTGTTAGTGTGCTTCATGTTTCTAAAACATATCTGTGTCCCACATCTTGCCTAACACTCTTACGATTTTCTGATTGGTTGAGTCCCAGATGTCTGTCCCCATGTCTCAGTGTACAAAGGTCACCCTCTATCCTTTCTTCAAACATATCTCTAGTGTTTCATAAACTTCTTTGCATAATTGCTGTCAACTTGAACATGTTGCTGATTGTCTGACTCCCCTTCGCCATCCTCATATACGTAGTTGATCGGTCAAATGAGACTATACTTGCGTCGTTTATCGTTGATCTTTCTATTTTCATTAATCTGAGACATGGTGTATTGCAAACTTATCACTGCAGTCAGTCTTGGTTACTGTTGATCGGCATGAATGGTATTCCCCTCCTCGTATATATTCTCGTGATGACAGTTGTGGCTTATGGGTACCCAAGCCCGCCTTACCATCAGACTCTCCACTCCTGTCGCCTGGTATTTTTCAAGGTAATTGTAGTTCTAGCGATAACGCCATGCCATTAGATAATAGAGGGACTTGTCTAATGGACCTGACACATCAAGATAATCATCAAAAGCTACCTGATTGTGCTGCTAACATGGAGACTAATAGTGATGATGCTTCTGAGAAAGCTAACGCTTGGGATGAGTCCGATAATGGGAGCAAGAAGCGCAAAGTTAATGGGGTAACTATTACGGATAGTTTAGTGGATGAGTCTAAAGATGAAAGCTTGGAGGACGTTGGAATTTCAGAGAATGATGTCCCAAAGGATCATCAAGGTGAAACTGCTGCAGTGTCAAATACTTGTGTGCCTGAACGTGTAATAGAGCCTACTCTTGTTATGTTTGAGGTATGTATATCTGATCTTTTTTGTTGGGGTTTTATTTTTTTCGCTACGGTTCTTTTGTTTAATTCCAGATATGAATTTAATGTAAAATGTAGAGTCACTTCTGCATGTAAGAGAATGTATTGTAAAAATGTGTTGCGTTGGTTTCTAGTTTCAATGAGACATGGCTTACATCTTTTGCATAAAATTTCACAACCATTTTTGTCTGTGAATCTACGTACTGCGTAACTTGCTTGATCTGTTTGGATTGTCATTTAGAATTATATATTTTGTTGGGGTTTCCAACCTAGTCAATGTTTGTCCTTTTCCACTTATGGACTTATGGTATGTTTGGGAACCTATAATTGGAATTGAATTCCGGAATTAAGACATTTTAAGTGTTTGGGAACCCTTAGAATTTCGAATTGGGATTGGGATTGGGATTGGGATTGGGATTGGACTCAATTCCTCATAAATTCCAACGTAATTAAAATTTCGGACTCTCGAATCCCTATTATATAGTAGTCATTTGAATTCCATCGCTATTTGATTACGTTTCTTTGTGATGCAAATCTCATCgcaatatttttatttatgattttttttcccAATTGCAAATATTTTCCGTCACTATTTATTTTTTTCCTAATAAAATTATTATAAAAATAATTTTGGGGACTACGACCCATACCCGTTCCGCCCAATTCCAATTGCTATTCCAATTCTATTTGCATGAGTTCTCAAACATCATTGAGAAATTGAAATCCGGAATCGAATTCCACGTTATCTCCAAACAAATTTTTGGGATTGGATTGGAATTGAATTCAAACATTTTGATTTCTAGAATTTAAATCATGGAAATGAAATCAATTCCGCATTTCCAAACACTACCTTAGCCAATTTCACATGAATGATACGAAGTGTGACCTAATTGGTTCTCCGCGAGCTGTCTAAAAACTTGATTGCAATTgattctccttttcttttcataTTCTGTTTAGGTCTTTTATTAGTGGGATCCTTTCTTTTGTTTTATTACTTTCAGGTTCATGTACCTCCTTCATGCATGCTCGATGGTGTGCATTCCCAACATTTCTTTGGTACAGGTGTCATCATTCATCACTCCAGGAACATGGGATTGGTTGTGGTCGATAAGAACACCGTTGCGATAACTTCATCAGATATCATGCTATCCTTTGCTGCATATCCTATTGAAATTCCGGGGGAGgtatcttttttttaaaaaaaaaaaaaatctaaattgCTTGAAGACCCGTAAAAAATCTCAACTTGATGATTTTAATGATGGTTTAGGTTGTTTTTCTCCACCCTGTACATAATTACGCGCTCATTGCATATGACCCTTCTGCTCTGGGAGTTGCTGGTTTCTCAGTAGTTCGGGCAGCCGAGCTTCTTCCAGGTTATAAACCTTCCCTTGTgatgtacgttgtttttcttttctGTATTTGGTTATGTTCCGATTTGAGCATTTGGATAGAGCTATTTTGCTGCTGATTGGCTAACTGAGGAAGATTCTCTTTCCTCCCTTGATAATTGATTTGGAGTCATTTATATGCTTCATTAGTTTTGTTAAAAGAATTTATATTGCCACCTCTAGTCCCATCCAGGGGGTACTTATTTGTGCTTATGCTCATGAAACTAATTATGCAAGTTATTAGTGAAGGTTTATTATTGAATTGAATGCTGAAAAGTGGAAGTCTTTATCCTAGTAGATGTTGGTGGCTATGAGTTGTTGAATGCACCTCGGTATAGTTGTGAATGCTTATAATTGGTAATATATTTGTTTTTTGATGACTAGAGCCTCAGTTACGTCGTGGAGATGCTGTATATCTTGTTGGTTTGAGTAGAAGTCTACAAGCAACTTCACGGAAATCCATTGTGACCAATCCGGGGGCTGCATTGAATATTGGATCGGCTGATTATCCACAATACAGAGCCATTAATATGGAAGTTATTGAGCTTGACACAGGTGATTTGGTTGAGCATTGATTATCTTTCACAAATCCATATTCCTTCCCAGTTCAAGTATATGAAATACCTCATCACTTCTGTACTCTATTTCCAAAAGACGAGAGCAACATCataaaaaatgaataaaactTGTTATCCTAAAAACGTGAGTTTACGTAGAAGAGTTGCACTTTTAGTGTACCTTTGTGTTTTCCATTCCCAGTGGAACCAAAGCCTCCGTATTTTTTTGGGGTCTGGATTATTTTGCAATAAAGCAGAATGACTCACCTGCGCAATTTTTCATTAAGAAGTTGTCATTTGATGCAATTCTCGACTCAAATTTTATTTTGGCGTATTTAGTAATCAGCGGATTACTTTCAGCAAAAACAggttataaatgacagattttatAGAAGGATTGACCGACATTTTTTAATTCACAGAATTAGTTAAAGTGTTGGGTAATTAGCATATTAAGATTAATAGATTGTTATTTTtctttgtaaaataaaaaaatgaagtAAATTTTCCTATTTTAGAATGTCAACAAATATGCTGGGGTAACTAGCATGTTCTTTGCATATTGACCCCAAATCTGCTgtttcaatatgttgtttaccaaacaccgAAACtggcatattgattggtcaaacatgctagaCACGTTGAATATGCTATAAATCTTCCAACATGCCGTTTActttgggtcattcggaaacagcctatATATGCAGTTACCACAGGGGTAAGGCTGGATTTATCCGGCCTTAACCCACTAGTTACAGGAGTCCTTGAGAACTGTCGTATTGAGatagtgttgttgttgttgttgataaaaGCTGTCTTTTGAGGTGTTACtttttctctcttcctttcaGATTTTGGCAGCACATTTTCTGGTGTCCTGACTGATGAACATGGTAGAGTTAAAGCAATATGGGGAAGCTTTTCAACACAGGTTTGtgtcttttttgttttttaataTCGTTTCTTCAAATTTAATAAACTTGCTGCTTCTGATATTTCATTAATTCATTTGTAGCTAAAGTATGGATCAAGTTCATCAGAAGATCATCAGTTTGTTAGAGGTATACCGGTCTATACCGTCAGTCAAGTCCTTGAGAAAATTTTATCCGGTTCAAATGGCCCACCTCTTCTTATAAATGGCATTAAAAGGCCCATGCCACTACTGAGAATATTGGAGGTGGAATTTTATCCAACCTTGCTGTCAAAAGCTCGAAGTTTTGGCCTGAGTGATGATTGGATCAAGGTATTGTTTCTCTTTATGTTTTATGCCATTTTCCCTATTTGTTACTTTTCTTTATATACTATATCATGTGTGGCAAATAACATGATGATTGTAGTACTTTCATGAATTATAAGTTCGTTCTTGTTTTCATTCATCAGTGAACGACCAATATTGATGTATTTTCTTCATAATAAGAAGTTGGCATTAGTACTTgccttttgtttgtttcgaatCTCGGACATCAACCGACATCTCCTTGCTTTGTGAGGGTAGTGATTGAGATTTCAGTTTGATACCATCTTTAGATTCTGGATCCAACTTAACCACAAAGGTCTAAAAGAATCTAGAGATAGGTAATAAATACATCATTTTCTTAAGGATTGCTCTTGAGTGCATCTATTACATCTGATCGAGTTACTCAGGCTCAAaccaatttttttattttttatttttatttttttgagttTAAGGGAGCGCACTATGTCGCGGGTAAGAATCAAACCCCCATCTTTTTGGTGTGGCTGTCTTTATGATGTTCATTGCTTGTTAAAGAAAGAAAAATTGTTGTTGGCTTGTGGCTGCCAACACAGAATACGTCAACTTAATGGAAgttaattaaaatttaaaaatcgTTTGGTGACCCCTTCTCAACGATGTGCTGTGCTTCATTGACCTGGGTAGTGTAAATTATGCAAGGGTTGCTTAGGTCGTAGCTAAAGCTGGCAagtttgacccgacccgaactcgAGCAAACCCGACTGAACTCGAAAATATTGCAACCTGAAACCGACCCAACCAGGTAGTCAGTGACCCGAACCCAACCCGACTCAGTATTGACCGACAAAAATGATGACCCGAATAgttattaagcttaatattgatcaaaatgtATGATTTAGTGTTTAGTTTGATACGTTTGGACTTAATCACGAAGTAACTAAACCAAATAATGGTCGAAAAAACTAATTTTAATGGTTCAAAATTGAAGTAATGCGATAAAGTAACTAGATCCTATAATGGCCCGACCCGAACTCAACTCGTCCTGAAAGGGTGGCTCACCCGATATGACCCAAACCcaacccgattgccacctctaatcGTGGCTTAGGATTAGCACACCACCCTTCCGGTCAATGGTGGTCAAATGTGCAGTGGTTCTTGCATTGCAGATGCATATAAGTATTCGAGTAAAGAAGATATTCCATGGATACACTACGTTTTGCAACTTGAAACACTGGCTCTTTGATAGGGATGTCATTCTTCATATATTAAACTCCTGTTTCTACTTTTCTTCCATATCCTATGATGAAAGGTGTATGCAGTACTAACTAGCATGATTGTTTCCCGATAAATTACTTCAAACCAGGCCCTAGTGAGGAAAGATCCTGTAAGGCGCCAAGTCTTACGTGTGAAAGGTTGTTTAGCTGGATCAAAAGCAGAAAAGATTCTGGAGCAGGGTGACATGCTATTGGCAATCAATAAAGGACCAGTAACATGCTTTCGCGATATAGAGAATGCTTGCCTGGATTTGGACAAGGATGATTATACTGATGGAATGTTGCAGATGACCATTTTCCGGCAGGTTGGTATATGGCATAATGTCTTTCTTTGGCTTCTCTTTCTTATTTAAGTCATTTAAATCTGATTTTTTTTTAATCTGAGTGATAATGTATCTGCAGGGACGTGAAATGGAAGTAGTGGTGGGAACAGATGTAAGAGATGGTATTGGTACGGTTCGTGTTGTAAATTGGTGTGGTTGCATAGTTCAGGATCCTCACCCAGCTGTTCGAGCTCTTGGATTTCTTCCTGAAGAAGGCCATGGTGTTTACGTGGCAAGGTAATTTTACTCCAACTGCTATGGTAGATCTCTATGTCTCTTTACCTCATTATAAATGATGGATATTTGAGTTGTATATTTAGCTTTCTCTTAAGAAGATTTAGCTTAATTAAGTAGACTGACAGGTCATTTGGCTACTTTCAAGGTCTAGTTTTCGATTTTAATTTATCTTGCCATGGCTGCTTGAGCGCTTTGATATAGCGGTGTTCTGGAAACAAACATCAGATTGTTATGCTGAAGCTAAAATCCACCCTACCATTTCACACTTTTACAGGTGGTGCCATGGAAGCCCAGTGCATAGATATGGTCTTTATGCCCTTCAGTGGATAGTTGAAGTGAATGGCAAACCTACTCCAGATCTAGATGCTTTTGTTAGGGTTACCAAGGTATATCAACTTATACTTACTGTATATTGCATTAGCTTGAACCTGTTAATTCTGGGCATTTTGCATGGATTTTGATCTCAGAATTTGCAAATATATGCACTTTTTATGATTGGTAACGCATTAGAATTTCAAGGTAGCATATTGTTaagacatcaacaacaacatcagagccttaatcccaaaatgatttggggtcagctcacatgaatcatcctttagaaccgtccatgggtgaatgcacacctcaaaatgcaaaaaaaaaaaaaaatagacaagggaaaaatgaaaaacaaaagggagagcgaaacctaatacaaagtcaaggtaaacttttaggttttaaaatcgaattccggatttcttttataaaaacttaaaatttaaatcgagaataaagattaaaacgattttgaaaaccgaagtagaagttaaggatccggaataccttaaaagtaaaccaagtaaaatatataagaaagtggttggtaaaaaaggtgtaataaaggagagaagaacaaataaattcttttaaaaattaaataaaaacactaaatatgtcaacaTCAAATATTGTGAAGACGTattaggatcatgtaagtccccCTCCTTcccttgagtccataagtcctccttaTGGCCATTGGATGAAAAAATTGGAGGGTTGAGATTAAAAGCAAAAAAGAGGAATTAATATCTAATTAAACACTCTCCCTCTCTACCCATCCTAATTAATCACAAAATCTTAATTAATCACTAATCTAATATATCTACTTTTCCATTCCCCATTTCCTCCCTCATCTCACATAATTTCAATcccctcatctctctaaaaactcaaatctttcaaaaaaccaaataaataaaaaaactcaaaaaaatcaCCCAAATAAATCCTCTCCTTTGTTTGACCACCACtcccaaatctgaaaaaaaaaaccgGCCACCCTACCAACCACCCCTCCCTTCCACCACCACTCACCTTCACCACCACCTCACACGCCAGATCTGACCCGCGCACCAGCCgcccccacgaccaccaccaccccacGCCAGATCTGCCGACACCACTCACCCCGACAACCACTCACTGTCACCCTTTCCTCTGACCCACCCACGACCACCCAtcctaccaccaccactaccactacCCTACACCTACAACAAAAAAACGACACAACTACCACTACATCTGAATTTCGCGAATTCACCCCGACCAGCCACGCTATTTCCGACAAGACTCATGGTGGTGATGTCCACGGTGGAACGTGGTGGCTGTCGACGAGAAAGGATGGTGTTGGTGCGGTGGTCAAAATGTGTTGTTGGCTTTTCTTTAAAAAAATCTCATTCATTTCTCTTTAAATACAAAGTTTTTAAAAATAAATGAGTGGATCTTATCAAGTTTTTATGATGGATCTCATTCATTTCTCCTATACATTAAGAAAGGATgacttttgtttgttttttgaAATAAGTTGGGTTGGTGGGTGGTGTTTTTATTCATTTCCTCTTCTTGCTTTGCTTTCACGATCAgttatttgatattttttttttttttttcgtttttgccttttttttttgatgtttcagattttgtatttattttgtatttttttgagtttgttgcatgtgtagggTGATGGTGGGTGTAGGCAGTTTTTTTTACCTTCCTCTGAGTTACTATGAGTAATTTGAGTCCCTCATatattttgagtccctaagttctcGTATATTTTGAGTTCCTAAGTGTTTTTTTTACCTTCCTCTTTTGAGTTATTAtgcttttaatctcaaccatccattttctCTAAATTGGATTTATGGACTCACACCTTAGAGGTATCCTAGTACACTTTTAATGAGGACTTTTATTTGTTGTTTCAAaattacatttatctctattattaaagttgcattttttccattaaaattacacttttttccattaaaattacacttttctccattaagaTTACACTTGTCTTtatctttattaaagttacacttttcattattaaagttatacttttcactaataaagttacacttattaaaATTACCGTTTTTTctatttaaattacatttttctctattaaagttacgattttcttcattaaaataacacttttttctatgaaaattacacttttttctgctaaagttacatttttctctattattaaagttacacttttgtccattaaaattacacttttatctattttaattatactttttctgttaaaattacatttttctctattattaaagttacacttttctctattaaaattacacttttatctattaaaattacactttttttctgttaaaattacacttttctctattattaaagttatacttttctccattaaaattacacttttatctattaaaattacacttttttgtattaaaattacacttttttttattaaaattacacttatttctgttaaagttacacttatctctattaagggTACCCTCTCaagcactaaagttacactctcaatggactaaagttacactctcaatggattaaagttacacattgaaTATGGACTAGAgatatactctcaatggactaaattacaatttaatggactaaaattacactttggttgactaaaattacacttttggactaaaattacaatttaatggactaaagttacatttctggactaaaattacaatttaatggactaaaattacactttaatggactaaagttacacttttaaaagactaaagttacacttataaatcactcaatttacaatgagttgtgttaaaatttgaaaaaaaaaataataatatttctcaaaaattgacgtaaaattgcttcaaaatttcaaatttatcgtaaaacgcaaaatttgtcgtaaacttgcttcaaaatttgaaatttcaaaataatatccgtcaaaactgctttctttttgttaaaattacacttttttttgttagaattacacttttaaaacagtaaaagtctcataaaatttgtataaactctctcaaaaaaaaattttaaaaacttgAAAATATAAGAAGACAAAAGATAGTGTTAAATGGGTAGAATAATCAATTAGTGAAtctataattaaagctagagagagaaagtagaattaattagtgtataagaaactaattagtgttaagtgtattTTTtgcttttaatctcaaccatcaatattGGAACATCCAAGAGATGTagtgaggacttagggactccaAATATATGAGGGACTTATATGAACTTTACTCTTGTGAAGACATCAAACCATAAAATCTTTTAAATCGTGCAGAGGAATTGTAGTAAACGCACTGTCATGTAATATCATATTAAATGTTTGAATGTCATAAATTCGCAACTCACATACTGGTTTATTGCAAGTCGTGTACGAGATAGTCTTGTCATGGTATGGTTGTGCTTACTAATATTTGATATTCTTCAGCTATTTGGGTAATTAACACCGTATCACTGTGAATCATTCTTGTTTAAGTACTTGTTTTGTGCCGTTCGTTATATTGCCGCAGCATCAGTTCAGTAGTAGTCAGTCTGCTTAGAACAATGATTAAAGGTTCCCTATCGAATCTGTCTTTCTTCCTTGTTCGACTTTGCTTCGCAGTTCGAGTCGCTATTTTGCGGCCCCTTTCCCGTGTCATTCACCCGATGCGGCTTACCACGCTGCATTTCTCTATACATGTCATTTATTCTCTATTAACACGTCTTATGTGCTTTCACTCGAAACATACTTAATTCCAACCATTGTCAAACTTAAAGGGAAAAATTGTGTAGTTTTTTGAACTAATTACTTTCTATCCCTGATTTTATTAGAACCATCAGCACGAGTGCCTATGCCCAAGTGGTCACACTTCacctattttttttaaaatatcctCGTAATTTTTATTCGAAAATTAATGCCATATACCCGTGTACGAGTGTTAAATGCGTACGGAAATATGAAGTGACATTGCAACATAGACTGTGCTACTATTGTATTTCAGTCTTCTTGTCTAATATTTGCATTTAATCAATGAGCAGGAACTAGAGCATGGGGATTATGCACGTGTTAGAACCGTTCACTTGAACGGCAAGCCTCGAGTATTAACATTAAAGCAGGATTTGCATTATTGGCCTACTTGGGAACTGAGATTTGATATTGACACAGCTCTTTGGCGCCGGAATGTGATTAAAGCCCTT is a window encoding:
- the LOC141610537 gene encoding protease Do-like 7, producing MEDETERLGSEESPAIIESTIKGELCMEIDPPFKENVANAEDWRKALNKVVPAVVVLRTTACRAFDTESAGASYATGFVVDKRRGIILTNRHVVKSGPVVAEAMFLNREEIPVYPVYRDPVHDFGFFHYDPQQVRFLKYEEIPLAPECACVGLEIRVVGNDSGEKVSILAGTLARLDRDAPHYKKDGYNDFNTFYMQAASGTKGGSSGSPVIDWQGRAVALNAGSKSSSASAFFLPLERVVRALRYLQNGRDLSPVKWPAITIPRGTLQVTFVHKGFDETFRLGLQKDTELMVRHASPPEETGMLVVDSVVPGGPAHKHLETGDVLVRVNGEIMTQFLKLETLLDDCVNQKIEFQIQRGGTPVTVDIVVQDMHSITPDHFLEVSGAVIHPLSYQQARNFRFNCGLVYVAEPGYMLVRAGVPRHAIIKKFAGQEISCLQELISVLSKLSRGIRVPLEYITYVDRHRRKSVLVTVDRHEWYSPPRIYSRDDSCGLWVPKPALPSDSPLLSPGIFQGNCSSSDNAMPLDNRGTCLMDLTHQDNHQKLPDCAANMETNSDDASEKANAWDESDNGSKKRKVNGVTITDSLVDESKDESLEDVGISENDVPKDHQGETAAVSNTCVPERVIEPTLVMFEVHVPPSCMLDGVHSQHFFGTGVIIHHSRNMGLVVVDKNTVAITSSDIMLSFAAYPIEIPGEVVFLHPVHNYALIAYDPSALGVAGFSVVRAAELLPEPQLRRGDAVYLVGLSRSLQATSRKSIVTNPGAALNIGSADYPQYRAINMEVIELDTDFGSTFSGVLTDEHGRVKAIWGSFSTQLKYGSSSSEDHQFVRGIPVYTVSQVLEKILSGSNGPPLLINGIKRPMPLLRILEVEFYPTLLSKARSFGLSDDWIKALVRKDPVRRQVLRVKGCLAGSKAEKILEQGDMLLAINKGPVTCFRDIENACLDLDKDDYTDGMLQMTIFRQGREMEVVVGTDVRDGIGTVRVVNWCGCIVQDPHPAVRALGFLPEEGHGVYVARWCHGSPVHRYGLYALQWIVEVNGKPTPDLDAFVRVTKELEHGDYARVRTVHLNGKPRVLTLKQDLHYWPTWELRFDIDTALWRRNVIKALETTVV